CCTGCTGCCAGTAGCCCAGGGCCAAATACTGACTTTGGATCACAATTTCCCCCACCTCACCGGGGGGCACCTCCTGTCCTGCCTCGTCCCACAGCAGCACCTTCACCCCCTCCACTCCATAGCCGGGGGGCACCAGTCCGGTGCTAATCTCACTGGCTTTGTTGAGCATAAAGACCCGAATGGTGCCTGCTTCCGTGGATCCCAGCCCGGTGCAAAGGAGACAGCGATCGGGAAAATACTGCTTATAAAACTCCACATCCTTGCGGGTCATGGCCTCTCCCCCCAAGATCACCAGGCGCAGATGGGGAAATGCTTCTGTATCCCGGAAAATCTCGGCAAAGTGACGAAAAAGGGTAGCTACAGAATGGAACACCGTAATCTGCTCATCCACCAACAGCGATCGCAGGGCATTGAGTCCTTCCGCCTTGACATCAAAGGGATATAAGGTGGTGCCACTGAGGAGGGCGTTATAAATGACCCGCACAGCCCCCATGACACTACAGGAATGCACCAGGGGCATCCGATCGCCCTCCCCCAAGTGGAAGGCGTTAATCTGGTTCATGGCATTGTGGAGCAGGTTTCCATTGCTTTGGAACACCCCCTTGGGTTTGCCCGTGGAACCGCTGGTGTAAATAATGTAGGCCAAGGCATCCGGGGAAATACTGAGACCGGGGTTATGGTCATAGCCCTCCAGGGCTAGGGTGTCAATATTGAGGAGGGGACAGCTCCCGGCGGCCAAATGTTCGGCCACAGCCCAGTTAGCGGTATTGGTGACAATTAAATGGGCTTGGGCATTTTCGAGAATATAGCGATTGCGGGATTCTGGAAAACTGGGATCAATGGGTACATAGCATTTTCCAGTTTTCAATACCCCAAAGATCGATCCTAAAAAGTTAATGCTCTGCTCGAAGAACAAAACAATCTGTTGGCTACCTTCCCCTTGCTGAGCCAAAATACCATGGGCAATGCGGTTAGCAAAGGCATTAAATTGTCGATAGGTCAGAGCCATCATCCGATCCTGCACCGCTAGGCGATCGGGGTATTGTTCCACCCGCTGCTCAAAACACTGGGCAACGGATTGCTCCACGTCCTCAGGGTAAAAGCAAGTAAAATGCTTTTTAGGTAAAACTCTGGCCCGAAATATAGAGGTAGGGATAACAGTGGGATAATCAGAACTCGAAACAGTCAAGGTCGATGAAACAATGGTTTCTGAATCTAAGGGAATAGTCATAGCTCTAAAAAACAGAATCTTAAAAGGGACAGGATCTTAAAATCGTCGTAACCATCCCAGAGACTCCGATCGGAGTTGGTAGCGAACGAGTTTAAAGGGTTTCAGTCTTCGCTTTTCACGATTACGTTCGTAATAACGACTTCAGTCGTTCTCCTCCAGGAAGCTACGAACCTGAGCGACTTCAGGGGCGCATGTCAGGGTTGGGGGGGTGCATCGTAGGGGCGAAGCATGGGCGGCAAAACTTGGGGCGATCACCCAGAGAATACCTGCGCCCATGCTTCGCCCGTACCCAAAATGGGGGCATTGACCTCCCCTGATTTCAATCCGATCTTGCCCCCCAATGACGAGATGCGCCCCGACTGAAGTCGCTACCACGAACCTGAGCGACTGAAGTCGCTACTAAGTAGGTCAGGATAATTAATCCGAGGTAGAGATGAGGGCAGAGTGAGGATTACAGCCGTTTTTAACCGTGTTTATTTTCCCTCGCCTACTTAAAGTATAGGGGTACAAGAATTACGGTCTAAGCTCAGTAGCCCGATCGTACTTCATAGCAGTAGCTAGACAGACAACATACCGCAACCCTAAATCAGTTGTAGGCATCTCGATGGCTGAAACCCTTGGTATGGTGTGCCCCCGGAGGGGGCACACCATACGACCCATTTAGGACTGCTGTAGTATCGGTTGTATTTCATGACAGATCTTAAAAAATGGTTTTTGATAGGGGGCTAGAAGGGGAATTGCAGGAAAAATCCGTAGACTTAAGACTCAGGCATTAATCGTTATCTGCAATTGCGATCAAACGATAGGGCATCTCGATTAATTGTGGCCAGCGGCTTCGCCGCTCGCCACAACCCCTATTTTTACGTGGGACACTGGGGGAAAATTCGGATTTTTCGAGGTGCTCTATATAAGGAGTATTAAAAACAGAAGCGTGTTAAAAACTGACTTTTGGCTTATTCTAATCAATCAGCCAATAAAGCGTCAAATAAATCCGGTACGAAGTCAGGAAATTGAAACAAATCTATAACAACACCCAGAAACAGGGGATTTAGATCTATCTTAAGCTTATAAACGTAAATGCTGATCTCCGTGAATGTTGTTTTTTATACATCGTTCACCCTTGGCCCATGGGGGATCTGAGGAGCAGAGACTCGGTACCCTGACCCTCCTCTTAATCAAGGGCTGGTGTATCAACTTAAGCCGGGATAGTGGGGAGCGGATCGCCCCACTGTCCCGGTAGTCTTGGCCCGCTTTTGGTGGGAACTCAAGGGCTAAAGCCTAAAAGATAGAGAAACTAGTGGAATATGATTTGAAATGACCATAAAACTTAAATTCACCGAAAAAGTCAAGGATTATAGCCAATATCGGGCCGACTATCCCGATGCTATGTTTAAAGCGTTGCTGGCAGACTTGGGAGCACTGGATCAGGTTCAGGCTGTGGATGTGGGGGCGGGCACGGGTATTGCCTCCCGACAGTTGGCCGATCGCGGAGTCCGGGTGATAGCCATTGAGCCGGATGCCGCCATGGTGGCCGGGGCACTCCCCCATCCCCAGGTGGACTTTCGGTTAGGGTCCGGGGAGACCACTGGGTTGCCTGACCATACAGTGGATCTGATCACCTGCTTTCAATCCTTCCACTGGCTCCAGTTCCGCCCCAGTTTGAAGGAATTCCATCGCATCCTCAAACCTGGGGGAAAGCTGGCACTGGTCTGGAACTGGTGGGACAGTCGGGATTTATTCAGTCGGCAATATAACCAAGCCCTTGCTGAGACGGCTAAATCTTATAAGTATGCTGATTTAAAGCCCACTTCCATTGAGAATATTGAAAAATTCTTCGCCTTGGCCCAACGTATTCCCAGCAAAGTCCAGATGAAGCTCCTGGATCGGTGGGGGTGGTTACCTTATTTTGAGGAGGTCCAAACCCAGTATTTTACCTTTACCCAAGCCGTGGATGAGGAGATGCTGGGGGGACTGGCCCGATCCTATAGCTTTATTCCCGAGACAGGATCCCTATGGGAGGCGCTGGCGATCGAGTTATCCCAGTTAATCGCTACAACACCAGGAAATCCCTGCCTACAGTATCGAACGCGCCTGGTTACGGCCAAAACTAAGGTTTAAGAACGGGGTGATGGGGTTGTTTGATGGGGTGGAAACGCCCCCGGCAGTACGGCACGGCGATCGCCCCTACCAATTACCCGACTATGGCAGCACGGCCCACATTGCTCGTCTCCTCAATCTGCCAGTGGTTTTGGTGTTGGACTGTAGCCACCTGTCGGGATCCGTGACCGCCATTGTCCAGGGCTACCGCAGTTTCGACCCCCTGTTGCCCTTGGCGGGGGTGGTGCTGAATCGGGTGGGCAGCGATCGCCATCTGCGCCT
This region of Prochlorothrix hollandica PCC 9006 = CALU 1027 genomic DNA includes:
- a CDS encoding non-ribosomal peptide synthetase, producing the protein MEQSVAQCFEQRVEQYPDRLAVQDRMMALTYRQFNAFANRIAHGILAQQGEGSQQIVLFFEQSINFLGSIFGVLKTGKCYVPIDPSFPESRNRYILENAQAHLIVTNTANWAVAEHLAAGSCPLLNIDTLALEGYDHNPGLSISPDALAYIIYTSGSTGKPKGVFQSNGNLLHNAMNQINAFHLGEGDRMPLVHSCSVMGAVRVIYNALLSGTTLYPFDVKAEGLNALRSLLVDEQITVFHSVATLFRHFAEIFRDTEAFPHLRLVILGGEAMTRKDVEFYKQYFPDRCLLCTGLGSTEAGTIRVFMLNKASEISTGLVPPGYGVEGVKVLLWDEAGQEVPPGEVGEIVIQSQYLALGYWQQEDTNGEVFAPIAPGSPVRRFRTGDLGQLLPDGCLVHLGRKDFQVKIRGYRVNVAEIEAALMDYGFLKEVVVVGRELSPGELSLVAYGVPLQQPAPTVSELRQFLAQKLPDYMIPSRFVTLEALPQTPNGKIDRRSLPDPPAIAPITPSHYIAPRTPLELEIVQIWAEILGLTVEQVGLDHQFLDVGGNSLRGMQILSRLRDRFNIALTPQDLFNHSTVARLAA
- a CDS encoding class I SAM-dependent methyltransferase, which produces MTIKLKFTEKVKDYSQYRADYPDAMFKALLADLGALDQVQAVDVGAGTGIASRQLADRGVRVIAIEPDAAMVAGALPHPQVDFRLGSGETTGLPDHTVDLITCFQSFHWLQFRPSLKEFHRILKPGGKLALVWNWWDSRDLFSRQYNQALAETAKSYKYADLKPTSIENIEKFFALAQRIPSKVQMKLLDRWGWLPYFEEVQTQYFTFTQAVDEEMLGGLARSYSFIPETGSLWEALAIELSQLIATTPGNPCLQYRTRLVTAKTKV
- a CDS encoding nucleotide-binding protein encodes the protein MGLFDGVETPPAVRHGDRPYQLPDYGSTAHIARLLNLPVVLVLDCSHLSGSVTAIVQGYRSFDPLLPLAGVVLNRVGSDRHLRLLTLALETIQMPILGVLRRQGGIAIPDRHLGLVPAGELTHLDRVLGGDKVELTAQYLLILHHGVSVGWWINL